In the Gigantopelta aegis isolate Gae_Host unplaced genomic scaffold, Gae_host_genome ctg2928_pilon_pilon, whole genome shotgun sequence genome, ACTGTTCCTGCTAACTGTTCACTTGATACTAGATCGTGGAGAACAACTAAAATAGAAAGAGGATAGAATATGATgctacaaaaaaatatttgtattgaaaaggaaaaaactctctctctctctctctctctctctttctctctctctctcactactcACATTGAAATAGCTTCCCATGAAAGTTTCCCTGAGTAATTAGAGGGGCAATAGGAGTGGGACGAGTCACTGCCGAGAATAATCCCCTTATTCTCGTTTTATGACGTGAAACATATACATCAGTATAGAGAAGGCCACTCCCACTTTTATCAAGCTGACCATGAATCCTTGAGTTGAGAGCATTTTCTACACACtacgaaaaaagaaaagatcaaAATTATGAGTTCTACAATAAAATCTCACTGTAGTGGACAAATAGGTGTTAAATTTGGACCTAATAAAATGTAgtcttaaaaaaatataagacCAGTATTGGTGTGAGGTTGTCTATAAACACACACTTAAGCAGATGTATTAAAGTCTGTTCATGATCTTACATTATCTAATATAATTTTCTTACATTATCTATTATAATTTTTCTTACATTATCTATTTAATTTCTTACATTATCTATTATAATTTtgcctcttttattaatttagtgtAAGTCTGCAATCAATAAGTTTAATAGTTCCAAAGTTAGTTATATTACCAATAACCAAAGTATTACCATGTAAGGCCacatataaattaatgtattaataaatttaatgaaGTTGATCAAATCAATTACAAGATAATATATAGTACTAGTACAATTTAGCTCACTGTTGTAATGAAGTCAAGAGGCAAGTTGAAATTAGTGGACAAATCAACTAATGATATGTAGCCATTTTGTAAGAGTATTTCattaatttctatacaaagaCTATCTTTATAGGAACTATACAATGGAGAGATGAATAAAGATGGAGAACGAATAGAtagaagaaaaattaataacattaccTAGTTATTAAGTCTCCATGTAGCAGCTGGAGAGATGAGTCGTGTTTCATTAAATTAGTCACACCCCTTTGTATTAATTGAGATCCACATTTAATACctaaaaacatgtacatgtattattacatgtacatgtactaatatatggtacatgtactagtattattagtacatgtattattacattacatgtactagtattagGTATTATTACCtgtacatgtactaatatatgtacatgtactagtattagtacatgtattattattatgtacatgtactagtattaggtattattaatgtacatgtactagtatcgtagtatatgtacatgtactaatgcatgaatatacaatgtataatgaatattataatgttatgtaatattGCACATGACCAATACAAGAGAGAAAtatagttattaatattattaaataaaaactaacCTGTTGCAAGTCAACAATGTTAATACGACCTGACATGAGAGAATAGAACGAGTTATCATAATAAATTAAGTCACTGACATGTACGAGATTAGAAATTGTTTAACACTTTAATAACTCACCTCGATGTGCTTCCAGTTCATTTCTGATTTCTTTTTCCAAATGATCAGGTACAATGTACTCCTTACCATCCAACGTGAACAGAATATTGAGTAACTTCATTTCTACTAATTTCTTAACAATCTCTACACAATTTCTTTCAGAGAGTTTGTGTGCCGTAGATGCGGCTTGGACCTGTTCTAGTGTAGCTTGTAAGCGACGGATCTCAGCCCAATCGGCcatttttatacaatatattttaacagtagaATCACTGCAATTGTATAGTAATCATGGGTGTGGCCAAAGTAGTTAATTAAAtttgatattaattattatataaataaatactataacattatgcacttttatttctttctttctgggaACCATCTATAAGTCACTGGTCTGTTATCAGATCCTGGAATACGGACACGCCTCTCTTTcttatttaacaaatgttttctcTAATTGCATTTTATGACTTAACCTCTCCAGTTCACGAGATCGTGTTAATCGTTGACTTAGCTCACGATAGGCTGATAACTTGAGAGAAGGGTCAAAAATATCTTTACCACGTTGCTGTTCTAGCAAATCTTTATCAAGAGAGTGGATTTCTTGGTCACTAAGATCCTGAATACTCTCCTGGAGTTCTCTTTTCTCAACttcacttttattttcaaaactgcTATATCTTTCTTTGTCTTCTTCATCTACAAATATAGTATGTGTATTATGTTGTAATCCTTCACTTGTGAGATGTAAGGTTGATTGAAGGCGTTCAATCTTCTTTTGCTCAATACTCAGTTTCATTTGAACATACTTCAAATCTTGTGTCTTCATTAAATGAAGTTCCTCTTCTGTGTAGTTCTCTTCTGGTTGAGGGATCACGTGACAACCATCTGTCAGTTTTGAGTTTGACCATTTTATAATAGAACTCATCAGGATTTCTGTTACGGGCCTTCTCATATAATTGTTTCAATTGGGcagcttttttttcttgtaCGATTTGGCTCTTTGAAGATAGTCTTTACGCTTCTCCAAAAGACCGAGATGTTTTCTGGCCGAAGGCTGgcctctctctttgtgtgtttttctgaAGCGTTTTAGCACGTTTCTTGAAGGAAGACATTTCTAAAAAGCGAAGCCACGTGGTAATACGTgggtgtggtcattaaccagaTCCTTTACTATTACTGGTGAATCACGTATAATTGGAGTTGAAATCTCCTACAATAAGTATAGCAAACCAATAGCTACCAGCTGTTTCATATAACTTAATGAAGATAGACTTATGGAGTAAGAGTAATTAATACTCCCTTTACAATAGTACTTTTTGTGTTAAAAATTAGTACTAAACCCTTTACCTGTATAAGACTCAACTTTTTTCTAGAGTTTGGTACTTCACTAGTATGATGAATTATTCATGACACTTCATACAATAGAACATTCAAAGTTTACAAGTTTTACTAGTAGATAGAGACctataatatacatatgtaaggttgccattttgaaatatattcatATTCCACCATGACTCTAAAAAGTACTCCACCATCTAGCTAATATACAATGTTATAGTGTAAAAAATCATTTTTTGGCTATGATCTGTGCATCATTGTTTGCGTAATAAGGAGATacttgaacaaaaaaaataaatagggaCTACACACTCCCTTTCAAAAATTTTTTACAACTACATTTTCTCCAAGGAGATTGTGAACAATCACAACCACTGACAATGATACAGTTTTAATTAAACACCTGCTTAGTTATACTAATAGTATTACTACTATCTTATGGGGTTTGACCAGAAGTCATTTAAACTGAGCATATTCATAAGGACATTGTTATGACAGCACTGAACAAGCAATGTTAATTTTAACTTGTGTCATCAATTTTCTATTGAAGGATTTGCCATctcttttaaaaatttaaacatgACTTTGTACACAACTACTGACTTCGAAACAACTTAACAACTGTTAATAATGTCAACAATAATACCCATAATCTTATGGGGTTTGACCAGAAGTCACTAAACTGAATGTATTCGTGTTGTCATTGTTATGATAGTTGTATGTTATATAGTAATAATGTCTATGTATGTCCATGTGGATGACATAACTAAAGTAAGTTACACAAATACCAGCGTATTTGAACATACcagtttatgtcaaaattatgacAAAAAAATGGAGTTGCTCAGTTGTAACAGACTACAGTATATAAACCAAAATCATCACTGTGTACTTTTATACTGTTAATAAATGTGGAATGTAGTACTATGAACTCTTTCGTAGAATCAACTATCAGTGAGATGTTCCCAGCTAGGTTGGGTttcctaatttttatttttacattgtgTCTGTTATATTGAAAGCAAATAAGCCACTCTCATTTATTTTGTCATATAATTTTGACACAACCCCACAAGTCATTAGCAcacaattaaagttttttttatcatttctgTGGCATTAAATATTGAATTTGATACATTTAGCAGCCTACGTATAACACAATAATGACACCATGTAAATACTTCCTGGAAACAAATGATCAATCTAAACTATTTATCGTTTTATAAACATAGGGAATTATATTTCCCATTCAAAAATTTGAAAGAAAATCACAAGCTGATATCAACATGTACGT is a window encoding:
- the LOC121391753 gene encoding probable U3 small nucleolar RNA-associated protein 11, with amino-acid sequence MRRPVTEILMSSIIKWSNSKLTDGCHVIPQPEENYTEEELHLMKTQDLKYVQMKLSIEQKKIERLQSTLHLTSEGLQHNTHTIFVDEEDKERYSSFENKSEVEKRELQESIQDLSDQEIHSLDKDLLEQQRGKDIFDPSLKLSAYRELSQRLTRSRELERLSHKMQLEKTFVK